From a single Fusobacterium ulcerans ATCC 49185 genomic region:
- a CDS encoding autotransporter-associated N-terminal domain-containing protein, with the protein MKKIDIEKSLKRFLKRKVSYSLSLLIVFMITGGISIGAEITAEEIQESKGDLLSRIQTEREEIKRKIAENERLIKEYNSNFVELVRKGDFYSKPLFNSTQVFFSYQHLDSGKMKDVTEKEFSETIDAINKHYGTRSGRSILKSTGNIGKDMLMAGNGVAVDTSTFRETIEVGANIKPVEPVLPQINPNVSVNVSAPEVVLGDLPEPLTPTAPKLPVVGVPGVNIPSTPGVIEVPITITQNNQITITTPDIKTPVLVPPEVNITPVKISVSLNVKTPESITSPAPEEPDRVLNIVEPDASPFSDFAWAWMSGTNPVANTNPSSSSDLSLGDNINVTGGTFWSGVTTEGVITNTAGYTGAAQDSYRGQTASGFDGARNYDKRHLSIINSYNGRWTGLSGNRITGGTFYVAGNVNGISDGAPATGTEAFHLVADVHLENVTANLYGKAAFINAEAFRGGQTTMKNVTINVLRDENTVFHLKGSGPAQENKNFGGEQFATKFAGNANITIDTKTNSVYAVRNFAGGLKIENTGKIIFNGASNIGVSFLTWVPDKSKYITKPGAGSLGEGSVEAYIPYVKLDPSKPMEMYGDENVGIFFNKKISGYDVGIHQGYFDLYFNIGTQLNSTGEATQIAGGQLEKDGYTNTTVDGNVGVYAISGQRDGVDVTQLSNISYFTNDPIHNLIMDKFDIKFGKYSKNGFMFLAKNGTVIDIQGIKTTTFSDGINGTSTSEADTGMGTIIAFAEGKWTAAGTSLAGNNLEGKPTEIIVDKNLNMMSKEGIAFFAKDGGLITVKKAAEGYGYGSIIGYADNGTVKINADIKAIDSGVTTENKKYNNIGGYAIANGTITVTGNAEINGLGAFANGANAKVYLRGTGNKIKTGVSGGLASLKGGYVEFGGGTIEHKDIKAGDHYQKLPFFADDTSKINFTGATTITMYNGAVFSGERDDYASEAGTSAKYNGMGNVTISLQNNGINLGVFKNQNITWNGETGYLGHLATIPKVAAIQENGHWYNSYLEGGTMVIAQNIDLDAKSEGDTKGEDAFNDIGMEREQITINSGIEITSINGNGLVLGSNVTANTSGKNSDSGYINNGEIKISGGNQAGIYVSYGHIQNNGLIETDGGSGAVGVNGSKIENTATGTINIGTAETANGVGIVGLATKIKPDGSPDTPESYGTDGGDTTTKVLEISNKGDIIVKGTSGVGIYAENNVASVGKDRAFVENTGSITVGNSGVSAAVGIYGNKSIISNTGNITVGSGGVAIYATNNSEITALGTLNLGSGGIGVMVDGTSTITAVAVTLENNEDTAKTGIFYNGSDTGIDDKTINLDIDASEFKKGTAIYVKNMNITSSGNLKVGGNGVGIFIDGTVNNKAKNTGTIELTSGKNGAVGMYTTTANIINDATAGIIDVNDFSQIGMYAEGASAKAINTGKINLKANSSTGIYVKSGAIAEIAGNGITFDGNSSVGVYAEGAEVKFTDNVKFTSDNINKNIYVYGKNSDVKIGIGKKVEVDGVNSTDASGNKTVGIYLERTADGTGSTFTGDKYTEGQLSVINEAIGIYSNGNNTLEDINITATGDKTTGVYIAGESTVSGIVTARGTNSVGAVGVYGSGGAVTIGTGGLTLNTDTGKGIGMYLTNGASTAGGTITVNNTVTDVNNIGLYYSVGNATNSSAISLIGSKSIGIYAGEGITLTNSADITSTAGKTENIGSYVGGDSKLTSTGNITMADNDSIGIYVEEGKGTNSGTITMSGTASAQDKTVVGMVAKAGTGKIAIIENISEKEIIAGANLGMYIAGTGTSSGKNTGKITTTTGTGVYVDGATNSFDGTGGTITSGGVGISLNGTAAGQIKTGTLDIKPDGVGVYGNNAKIDFAVNVEGEGAVGVAAKGHSVISKDVTTGVGSVGVYLLDDTVTFENVNIETGNNKEETTSGANDGKTSVGILLNAAGAYTLDKVNINAKNGVGVYLEDSTKPNSGIKTLTHNGKITIGNNGVGIYVNKGNILTTKTTVLDINGGTGIYLDGGTANLGTTAEKLTFNFLNGGIGVFNSGGTLNLGSNFVVEGLGTLIATSNGDLTSAGNLDVGEKSTGLLGTYDNKTIVAKSIKNNGGTLTVHSGGIGLAAVKGTSNPLAAVTIINDGIINVSGKSSIDPFTPSIGIYTDVADIVSTKNINVGDKGIGIYSNYNAVSTSIQNNEMTITGTEGIGVYLKGSIHDLSVNNITSTTAGNTGLVLDGVTSNINAGTIALGNESVGVMATGTTSSTIDGSITVGDSGAGKSAIGVVAKDSNIILAGTTAITAGDKGIGVYAEGTGTVTVTDTGNITVGTNGIYMYSKGTVLNFTGDITADNQIGIVAEGGSVTANGTSTIIAKGGGIGVYVQNTAPSFITTSITVQNGIAETAFDPAKYSIGVYYDSVASIGIMPTITQIGNYTIGAVLNNSTGNISSTISLGGAGTANQVGIMAKGSSNLTIGGISVAGGDNNIGIYGENSTIKVTGNISVDAPSSLNADDPMKYSSIGVFLDRGTYTGTTGNLSVGNSSIGIYGKNMTGNISQSGTTMNVGDNGVGIYGSGSGDIALTMSTGITLGNNNSIGVYAKEGMNALVTGDMAVGTNTSIGIVSEGNGNVTHNGNMIIADKGTGEGDTGSVGIYKLNGTGTITTTAGNDWTVGNSGYGIYVQQVIITKDAGGNIISSTVTSNSATINNNVNMDLGMAAVGIYSNGKNIVTNTGNITVGETNVNGNHDDATKHENSVGIYIGEGTVATSSGTITVNHDHSVGVYGTGIETKFTNTGTINIDNGGVGILVRDGAVAVNAAGANINLGGTLADCGAITVGMAAYNGARIENYGDITVNAGVGMLVGNGATFFNGGTITVNNGVGIEGIGNTVNAGHIVVNGGTGTQLAGLANAQMGSVEITSDGSIKINGNYVSAGGTLTTDGNLIINGAYVDVTTGVPLFNAHSVSGEVNILPNFASTGNGITYEIKDFVNTATGVITGTKLTPVTSPLFVAKMTDGGDLIIVKRPYADITIGEQFDALDKGLDNILANSNGIGRDAEILKNLNAYLNEFGGDQFGEEASRKLAEARGDIYSTIQGRMQDINRAFDNSFYELESSYNLTKDSSKYSVIYTDGDYKDPTLGIEDYDYKIMGLLYMKEKEGTEYGSKYGYTLGFTGSKFEFENDSKEDVYSLRAGVHRVKNLSEEHKVSWLSRIELGYNRHIAERKLNLHETFENKGEYNTYSVALDNRITKVIYTDLSRELDIYADLDLEYGKVDGFTESAGSNGGLEVQIKDNDYLSAQLGAGVKASQRIYAGNDVSVKVTADVKYAYELGDNYDGNKARLKNGGEGYYSLITPDEREGKLIGKVGLTVEKANYMGVTFEVEAADEGNREDSSVKYGVRFNYKF; encoded by the coding sequence ATGAAAAAAATTGATATTGAAAAGTCTTTAAAAAGATTTTTGAAGAGAAAAGTAAGTTATTCGTTATCACTTTTGATAGTTTTCATGATAACAGGAGGAATATCAATAGGGGCAGAAATAACAGCAGAGGAGATACAGGAAAGTAAGGGAGATCTTTTAAGCAGAATACAAACAGAGCGGGAAGAAATAAAGAGAAAAATAGCAGAAAATGAGAGATTAATAAAAGAATACAATTCAAACTTTGTGGAACTTGTAAGAAAGGGAGATTTTTACTCTAAGCCTTTATTCAACAGCACACAAGTTTTTTTCAGCTATCAGCATTTAGATAGTGGAAAAATGAAAGATGTAACAGAAAAAGAGTTTTCAGAAACGATAGATGCAATAAACAAGCATTATGGAACAAGAAGTGGAAGAAGCATATTAAAGTCTACAGGAAATATAGGAAAAGATATGCTGATGGCAGGAAATGGAGTGGCTGTAGATACAAGTACATTTAGGGAAACAATAGAAGTAGGAGCAAATATCAAACCAGTAGAACCAGTATTGCCACAAATTAATCCAAATGTATCAGTAAATGTATCAGCACCAGAAGTAGTTTTGGGAGATTTACCAGAACCATTGACTCCAACAGCTCCAAAATTGCCAGTAGTTGGCGTACCAGGAGTAAATATTCCTTCAACACCTGGAGTAATAGAAGTTCCTATAACTATAACACAAAACAATCAAATAACAATAACAACACCAGATATAAAGACTCCAGTTTTAGTTCCACCAGAAGTTAATATAACTCCTGTGAAGATAAGTGTATCACTAAATGTAAAGACACCTGAGTCAATAACTTCTCCAGCTCCTGAAGAACCAGATAGAGTTTTAAATATAGTAGAACCAGATGCAAGTCCATTTTCAGATTTTGCATGGGCATGGATGAGTGGTACTAATCCAGTAGCTAATACTAATCCCTCAAGTTCTAGTGACCTTTCATTAGGAGATAATATTAATGTTACAGGGGGAACATTTTGGTCTGGAGTTACAACTGAGGGAGTAATAACTAATACAGCAGGATATACAGGGGCTGCACAAGATTCATATAGAGGACAGACTGCTTCTGGCTTTGATGGTGCTAGAAATTATGATAAAAGGCACTTAAGTATAATTAATTCATATAATGGAAGATGGACTGGGTTATCTGGAAATAGAATAACTGGCGGGACTTTCTATGTAGCAGGAAATGTTAATGGGATATCAGATGGAGCTCCAGCTACAGGAACAGAAGCATTTCATCTAGTGGCGGATGTTCATTTGGAAAATGTAACTGCCAACCTATATGGTAAAGCTGCCTTTATAAATGCTGAAGCTTTTAGAGGTGGTCAGACTACAATGAAAAATGTAACAATAAATGTGCTAAGAGATGAAAATACAGTTTTTCATCTGAAAGGAAGTGGCCCAGCTCAAGAAAATAAAAATTTTGGAGGAGAACAATTTGCTACAAAATTTGCAGGAAATGCAAATATTACTATTGATACTAAGACAAATAGTGTTTATGCAGTAAGAAATTTTGCTGGTGGATTAAAAATAGAAAATACAGGAAAGATTATATTTAATGGAGCATCTAATATAGGAGTTTCATTTCTTACATGGGTTCCTGATAAATCAAAGTATATAACAAAACCAGGAGCAGGCTCATTAGGAGAAGGATCAGTGGAAGCTTATATTCCTTATGTTAAGCTAGACCCTTCAAAACCCATGGAAATGTATGGAGATGAAAATGTTGGAATCTTTTTCAATAAAAAAATATCAGGATATGATGTGGGAATTCATCAGGGATATTTTGATTTATATTTTAATATTGGAACACAATTGAATTCAACAGGAGAGGCTACACAAATAGCTGGAGGACAACTTGAAAAAGATGGATATACAAATACAACTGTTGATGGAAATGTAGGTGTCTATGCTATATCAGGGCAAAGAGATGGAGTAGATGTTACCCAACTGTCAAATATATCATATTTTACAAATGACCCTATTCATAATTTAATAATGGATAAATTTGATATAAAGTTTGGAAAATATTCTAAAAATGGATTTATGTTCCTTGCTAAAAATGGAACTGTTATAGACATACAAGGAATAAAAACTACCACTTTTTCTGATGGAATAAATGGAACAAGTACATCAGAAGCTGATACAGGAATGGGAACTATTATTGCCTTTGCAGAAGGAAAATGGACAGCTGCAGGAACATCATTAGCTGGAAATAATTTAGAAGGAAAACCTACTGAAATAATAGTGGATAAAAACCTCAATATGATGAGTAAAGAAGGAATAGCATTTTTCGCAAAAGATGGAGGATTAATCACTGTAAAAAAAGCTGCTGAGGGATATGGATATGGCTCTATAATAGGTTATGCAGATAATGGAACTGTAAAAATCAATGCAGATATAAAAGCTATAGATAGTGGAGTAACTACTGAAAATAAAAAGTATAATAATATCGGAGGATATGCTATTGCAAATGGAACTATTACAGTAACAGGAAATGCAGAAATAAATGGATTGGGAGCTTTTGCAAATGGAGCAAATGCTAAAGTTTATTTAAGAGGAACAGGAAATAAGATAAAAACAGGAGTCAGTGGCGGGCTTGCAAGTCTTAAAGGTGGATATGTAGAATTTGGTGGGGGAACTATTGAACATAAGGATATTAAAGCAGGAGATCACTATCAAAAACTTCCTTTCTTTGCAGATGATACTTCAAAGATAAACTTTACAGGGGCAACTACAATAACAATGTATAATGGAGCAGTGTTTTCTGGAGAGAGAGATGACTATGCAAGTGAAGCAGGAACTTCAGCAAAATATAATGGTATGGGTAATGTTACAATAAGTCTGCAAAATAATGGAATTAATCTAGGTGTATTTAAAAATCAAAATATAACATGGAATGGAGAAACAGGATATCTAGGACATTTAGCAACTATTCCTAAAGTTGCAGCTATTCAAGAAAATGGGCACTGGTATAATAGTTATCTTGAAGGTGGAACAATGGTAATAGCTCAAAATATAGATTTAGATGCTAAGTCTGAAGGAGATACAAAAGGAGAAGATGCCTTTAATGATATTGGAATGGAAAGAGAACAAATAACTATTAATTCTGGTATTGAAATAACTTCTATCAATGGTAATGGATTAGTGCTTGGGTCAAATGTGACTGCTAATACTAGTGGAAAAAATAGTGATTCTGGATATATAAATAATGGTGAAATAAAAATAAGTGGAGGAAATCAAGCAGGGATATATGTAAGTTATGGACATATACAAAATAATGGTCTTATAGAAACTGATGGTGGAAGTGGAGCTGTAGGAGTAAATGGAAGTAAAATAGAAAATACAGCTACGGGAACTATTAATATTGGAACTGCTGAAACTGCAAATGGAGTAGGAATAGTTGGATTAGCAACAAAAATAAAACCTGATGGGAGTCCAGATACTCCTGAATCATATGGAACAGATGGTGGGGATACAACTACTAAAGTTTTAGAGATTTCTAACAAGGGAGATATAATTGTAAAAGGAACTTCAGGAGTGGGTATTTATGCTGAAAATAATGTAGCTTCTGTAGGAAAAGATAGAGCTTTTGTTGAAAATACAGGAAGTATAACAGTTGGAAATTCAGGAGTTTCTGCTGCAGTTGGAATTTATGGGAATAAATCTATAATTTCAAATACTGGTAATATTACAGTTGGAAGTGGTGGAGTAGCAATATATGCAACAAATAATAGTGAAATAACAGCACTTGGAACATTAAATCTTGGTTCTGGTGGAATAGGAGTAATGGTTGATGGAACATCAACTATTACAGCAGTAGCAGTTACTTTGGAAAATAATGAAGATACAGCTAAAACAGGTATTTTTTACAATGGATCAGATACTGGAATTGATGATAAAACTATAAATTTGGATATAGATGCATCTGAATTTAAAAAGGGGACAGCAATATATGTAAAAAATATGAATATTACATCTTCTGGTAATTTAAAAGTGGGTGGAAATGGAGTAGGTATTTTTATAGATGGAACTGTAAATAATAAAGCAAAAAATACAGGAACTATTGAGCTTACATCTGGTAAAAATGGTGCTGTAGGTATGTACACTACAACTGCTAATATTATTAATGATGCAACAGCAGGAATAATTGATGTTAATGATTTTTCTCAAATAGGAATGTATGCAGAAGGAGCTAGTGCTAAGGCAATAAATACTGGAAAAATTAATTTAAAAGCAAATAGTTCTACAGGAATTTATGTAAAATCAGGAGCAATAGCTGAAATTGCTGGAAATGGCATAACATTTGATGGAAATTCAAGTGTAGGAGTTTATGCTGAAGGCGCAGAAGTAAAATTTACAGATAATGTAAAATTTACAAGTGATAATATAAATAAAAATATCTATGTATATGGAAAAAATTCTGATGTAAAAATAGGAATAGGTAAAAAGGTAGAAGTAGATGGAGTTAATTCTACAGACGCTTCAGGAAATAAAACAGTAGGAATATATCTTGAAAGGACTGCAGATGGTACTGGAAGTACATTTACAGGGGATAAATATACAGAGGGGCAATTAAGTGTCATAAATGAAGCAATAGGAATATATTCTAATGGAAATAACACTTTAGAAGATATAAATATAACAGCAACTGGAGATAAAACAACAGGAGTATATATAGCTGGAGAATCAACTGTATCTGGAATTGTAACAGCTAGAGGAACAAATTCTGTAGGAGCAGTTGGTGTATATGGAAGTGGAGGGGCTGTAACTATAGGAACAGGAGGTCTTACTTTAAATACAGATACTGGTAAGGGAATAGGAATGTATCTTACAAATGGTGCTTCTACAGCTGGAGGAACAATAACTGTAAATAATACAGTAACTGATGTTAATAATATAGGATTATATTATAGTGTTGGAAATGCAACAAATAGTTCAGCTATTTCTCTCATAGGAAGTAAAAGTATAGGAATATATGCAGGAGAGGGGATAACTCTTACTAATAGTGCTGATATAACATCAACAGCAGGAAAAACTGAAAATATTGGTTCATATGTAGGAGGAGATTCAAAACTAACTTCAACTGGAAATATCACAATGGCTGATAATGACAGTATAGGGATATATGTAGAAGAAGGTAAGGGAACCAACTCAGGAACTATTACAATGAGTGGAACAGCTAGTGCCCAAGATAAAACAGTTGTAGGAATGGTTGCTAAAGCTGGTACAGGAAAAATAGCAATAATAGAAAATATATCTGAAAAAGAGATAATAGCAGGAGCTAATCTAGGAATGTATATAGCAGGAACAGGAACAAGTTCGGGTAAAAATACAGGAAAAATAACTACAACTACAGGAACAGGAGTATATGTAGATGGTGCTACTAACAGTTTTGATGGAACTGGTGGAACTATTACATCAGGAGGAGTAGGGATATCTCTAAATGGAACAGCTGCAGGACAAATAAAAACTGGAACATTAGATATAAAGCCAGATGGAGTTGGTGTATATGGAAATAATGCCAAAATAGATTTTGCAGTAAATGTAGAAGGAGAAGGAGCAGTAGGAGTTGCTGCCAAGGGACATTCAGTGATATCAAAAGATGTAACAACAGGAGTAGGTTCTGTAGGAGTATACCTTCTTGATGATACAGTTACATTTGAGAATGTAAATATAGAAACAGGAAATAATAAAGAAGAAACTACCAGTGGAGCAAATGATGGCAAAACATCAGTAGGAATTCTTTTAAATGCTGCTGGAGCATATACACTGGATAAAGTAAATATAAATGCAAAAAATGGAGTAGGAGTATATTTAGAAGATAGTACAAAACCTAATTCTGGAATAAAGACTCTTACACATAATGGAAAGATAACCATTGGAAATAATGGAGTAGGAATATATGTAAATAAAGGAAATATTCTTACAACAAAAACAACAGTTCTTGATATAAATGGAGGAACGGGAATATATTTAGATGGAGGTACAGCCAATCTAGGAACAACTGCAGAGAAACTTACATTTAATTTTTTAAATGGAGGAATAGGAGTATTTAACAGTGGTGGAACTCTTAATCTTGGAAGTAATTTTGTTGTAGAAGGATTAGGAACACTTATAGCAACTTCAAATGGAGACTTAACTTCAGCTGGTAATTTAGATGTAGGAGAAAAATCAACAGGGCTTCTGGGAACATATGACAATAAAACTATAGTGGCAAAAAGTATAAAAAATAATGGAGGGACACTAACAGTTCATAGTGGAGGAATAGGGCTTGCAGCAGTGAAAGGAACAAGTAATCCATTAGCAGCAGTTACAATAATAAATGATGGGATTATTAATGTAAGTGGAAAATCAAGTATAGATCCTTTTACGCCTTCTATAGGAATATATACAGATGTAGCTGATATAGTGAGTACAAAAAATATTAATGTAGGAGATAAGGGAATAGGAATATATTCAAACTATAATGCAGTATCTACATCAATACAAAATAATGAGATGACTATAACAGGAACAGAAGGAATAGGAGTATATCTGAAAGGGAGCATACATGATCTTTCAGTGAATAATATAACTTCAACTACTGCAGGAAATACAGGATTAGTTCTTGATGGAGTCACTTCAAACATAAATGCAGGAACTATTGCTTTAGGAAATGAAAGTGTAGGAGTAATGGCAACAGGAACAACTTCTTCTACAATAGATGGAAGTATTACAGTAGGAGATTCAGGTGCAGGTAAGAGTGCAATAGGAGTAGTAGCAAAAGATTCTAATATAATTTTAGCAGGAACAACAGCAATTACAGCTGGGGATAAAGGAATAGGAGTGTATGCTGAAGGAACTGGAACAGTTACAGTTACTGATACTGGAAATATAACAGTAGGTACAAATGGAATATATATGTATTCCAAAGGAACTGTATTGAATTTTACAGGAGATATCACAGCTGATAATCAAATAGGAATAGTAGCAGAAGGAGGAAGTGTAACTGCGAATGGAACTTCAACTATAATAGCTAAAGGTGGTGGAATAGGAGTATATGTACAAAACACAGCTCCATCATTTATAACAACATCAATTACAGTTCAAAATGGAATTGCTGAAACAGCTTTTGATCCAGCTAAATACTCTATAGGGGTTTATTATGATAGTGTAGCATCAATAGGAATAATGCCAACAATTACACAAATAGGAAACTATACAATAGGTGCAGTATTAAATAATTCAACAGGAAATATATCTAGTACAATTTCTCTTGGAGGAGCTGGAACAGCTAATCAAGTAGGAATAATGGCGAAAGGAAGTTCTAATCTTACTATAGGTGGAATATCTGTAGCTGGAGGAGACAACAATATTGGTATATATGGAGAAAATAGTACAATAAAAGTTACAGGAAATATATCAGTAGATGCACCAAGTTCATTAAATGCAGATGATCCAATGAAATACTCATCAATTGGAGTATTTTTAGATAGAGGAACATATACAGGAACTACAGGGAATCTTTCAGTAGGAAACAGCAGCATAGGAATCTATGGAAAAAATATGACTGGAAATATTAGCCAAAGTGGAACAACTATGAATGTAGGAGATAATGGAGTAGGTATCTATGGTTCAGGAAGTGGAGATATTGCTTTAACAATGTCAACAGGAATAACTCTTGGAAATAACAATTCTATAGGAGTATATGCTAAAGAAGGAATGAATGCATTAGTAACAGGAGATATGGCAGTTGGTACAAATACAAGTATAGGTATTGTAAGTGAAGGAAATGGTAATGTAACACATAATGGAAATATGATTATTGCAGACAAAGGAACTGGGGAAGGAGATACAGGGTCAGTAGGAATATATAAACTGAATGGAACAGGAACTATAACAACTACAGCAGGAAATGACTGGACTGTAGGAAACAGTGGATATGGAATTTATGTGCAGCAAGTTATAATTACTAAAGATGCAGGTGGAAATATAATTTCATCAACTGTGACTTCTAATTCTGCTACAATTAATAACAATGTTAATATGGATTTGGGAATGGCAGCAGTAGGAATCTACTCAAATGGAAAAAATATAGTAACAAATACAGGAAATATAACTGTAGGAGAAACAAATGTAAATGGAAACCATGATGATGCAACAAAACATGAAAATTCAGTAGGTATATATATTGGAGAAGGAACTGTGGCAACAAGTTCAGGAACAATAACAGTAAATCATGATCATTCAGTAGGAGTATATGGAACAGGAATTGAAACTAAGTTTACAAATACTGGAACAATAAATATAGATAATGGAGGAGTAGGAATCCTTGTAAGAGATGGAGCAGTAGCTGTCAATGCAGCAGGAGCCAATATTAATCTTGGAGGAACACTTGCAGACTGTGGAGCGATAACAGTAGGGATGGCAGCCTATAATGGTGCTAGAATAGAAAATTATGGGGATATAACTGTAAATGCAGGTGTTGGAATGCTTGTAGGAAATGGAGCAACATTTTTTAATGGTGGAACAATAACAGTAAATAATGGAGTAGGAATAGAAGGAATTGGAAATACAGTAAATGCAGGACATATTGTAGTAAATGGTGGAACAGGAACACAGTTAGCAGGATTAGCTAATGCACAAATGGGGTCTGTAGAAATTACTTCAGATGGAAGTATTAAAATCAATGGAAATTATGTTTCTGCAGGAGGAACACTTACAACAGACGGAAATCTGATAATAAATGGTGCGTATGTAGATGTAACAACAGGAGTACCTTTGTTTAATGCTCATAGTGTAAGTGGAGAAGTAAACATTCTTCCAAACTTTGCATCAACAGGAAATGGAATCACATATGAAATAAAAGATTTTGTAAATACAGCAACAGGAGTAATAACTGGAACAAAACTTACACCAGTAACATCACCTCTATTTGTAGCAAAAATGACAGATGGTGGAGATCTCATTATTGTAAAAAGACCATATGCTGATATCACAATAGGAGAGCAGTTTGATGCACTAGATAAAGGATTGGATAATATTCTTGCCAACAGTAATGGAATAGGTAGGGATGCAGAAATATTAAAAAATTTAAATGCATATCTTAATGAATTTGGTGGAGACCAATTTGGAGAGGAAGCTTCTAGAAAACTTGCAGAAGCAAGAGGAGATATCTATTCAACTATTCAGGGAAGAATGCAGGATATCAACAGAGCATTTGATAACTCTTTCTATGAGCTTGAATCATCATACAATCTAACTAAAGACAGCAGTAAGTATAGTGTAATCTATACTGATGGAGACTACAAAGATCCAACTTTAGGAATAGAAGATTATGATTACAAGATAATGGGTCTTCTTTACATGAAAGAAAAAGAAGGAACAGAGTATGGAAGCAAATACGGATATACACTAGGATTTACAGGATCGAAATTTGAATTTGAAAATGATTCAAAAGAGGATGTGTATTCATTGAGAGCAGGAGTACATAGAGTTAAAAATCTAAGTGAAGAACATAAAGTATCATGGCTGTCAAGAATAGAACTAGGATATAACAGACATATAGCTGAGAGAAAGCTTAACCTTCATGAAACATTTGAGAATAAGGGAGAGTACAATACTTACTCTGTAGCACTTGATAACAGAATAACAAAAGTTATCTATACAGATTTATCAAGGGAATTGGATATATATGCAGATTTAGATTTAGAGTATGGAAAAGTAGATGGTTTTACAGAAAGCGCAGGAAGCAATGGCGGACTTGAAGTACAGATTAAAGATAATGACTACTTAAGCGCACAACTGGGAGCAGGAGTGAAAGCATCCCAAAGAATCTATGCAGGAAATGATGTATCAGTAAAAGTAACAGCAGATGTAAAGTATGCATATGAACTTGGAGATAACTATGATGGAAACAAAGCAAGACTAAAAAATGGAGGAGAAGGATACTACAGCTTGATTACTCCAGATGAAAGAGAAGGAAAACTGATAGGAAAAGTAGGACTAACAGTGGAGAAAGCCAACTATATGGGAGTAACATTTGAAGTAGAGGCAGCAGATGAAGGAAACAGAGAAGATTCATCAGTAAAATATGGAGTAAGATTCAATTACAAATTCTAG